A segment of the Phoenix dactylifera cultivar Barhee BC4 chromosome 15, palm_55x_up_171113_PBpolish2nd_filt_p, whole genome shotgun sequence genome:
ATCAAACACTTTCTCTTAAAAGTTCCTCATCTTTGGTCtgacttaatgataaatattcTATCAGCAATCCTATGTTTGAAGAATAATCATGGCCCTTTGACTTAATTATACTGGCATTCAAGTTTATATTCTTTTGAATGAATATAGAGTTAAGATTTGTCTATGTGGCTCAAATTGCAGCGATATAGTTAATGTTTTGCCTGATCTATTATCAAATTCAGGGGTGCTAATTTACACTGCAATAGCATAGATAAGGATTAACAATTAGGATTGTGATCATGATGGTCTGGGCCATATTAAAGCAGCTCATGAGGTTAAATTGTTATTTGCTTGTTTATTAGGTTAACTATCATGTAGCAATATTCCTTTGACGCTCTATTGATTGTAGAGTTCATATTGTTGCATCTGTTCAATAGGCTAATGATGCTTcaaattttatctcttctaattTTTTGAGAATCTGTCACAGTATTTCAAGAAATTTGCTGAGCATATAAATTGGGTGTAGTATATTTGAGGTAATTCAAATTGTTGATAACATAGATTTGTTTGAAATTGTGCCTTCAGCCTAAAGCGCTCCAGGAAGTTTCAGCCTGAAGAAAGGCTATTCTCCTTGTCATCTGTTACCTCGCCAGCTGTATGTAACTACTACCACCTATTCAACAGGGCCTGAATATAAGCTTATTCTATCTGATAGACGACATAAAAAAATCCGTGCAGATAAGCTTACATACATGTTGATTTTGAAATTTCTTGAGCATATATCTTCTTCTATACTTAGGTTTTATAATTAATCGATCAAGCAGCTGAATTTATAATTACCTGAAATAGGGATCTCATATAaactaaatatattatataatgctTGCTGGCTTTCTTAATGGGCATCAGTTGCTGGAAATTTTACAATTATAAGTCATCAATCTATACTTCTTTTAACTGAACTTTTCATGTGGATTTACACAGTAATCATTTTCAATTTCCTTTTTATAATAGCATACATGAAGTAATAGGAGACACAACATTCcaccaagaaaaaaattatgataatttatatatatttctgAATCTCTTTACTCTTTTGGGAAGAAGCAAATGTAACAACCCCTCTTTGCCTATGTTTCAGGTTGAAGAGCATGTAGCTGGAAGGGATGGTGAGCTTTTAACAATAGATAAAAGTAATAGTTAATATGCGCAAGGATATGAAAGATATACTTGTATGTTTGTGGCAGATGGAAGGTCTGACTATGGTCCTGGACGGTCAAAGGGTGGAAGCGCTCATGCAAATGGACAGTAAGTACATTATTCTTAATTCTTCCTTCCAATGGACCTATAAATAAGTGAAATGTTGCATCAAGCCTGAAAGTTACAAATAAAAGGTTTCTTTCTCCTGCACTTCGTTGTAGTTGGGTGAAGTTAAAAGGTTCCCACAAGATCTGAGAGTCTCAACTTTGTTTCTGATTGCAAAACTGTGATTTTTTATAACCAACCACATGTACCATTATACTGAAAGTTTATGTGATTCTGGAATCTCTTACATACCTCTGTTGGGAAAATTATAGCAAGAGGCTTCTTGCTTCTGTATTTTATTGTAATTGGGTGAAGTTCAAAAGGTTCCCACAAGATCTGGAATGCCATCGCCATCCATAATTGCAAACCTGTAATTTATGGGAGGAGAAGTATTCCAAAGTCCCACAGTGAATAGAGCTACATGTTATTCTCTATAAACAGCAGTGGTCTTTTTGTGTTCCAAAATACTCGGGTCTATgcaatatattgtttcatattgtGGCTACCTTTGTTTGAAAATATTCGGGTCTATTTGTAAAAGTTGATTAGATCCAGAATGTTGGTCTAGATCGGATAAAATTTGAATACCAGAATGCAAGGAATAGATTTTAGCTGGTAATATTTTTAATCATGTACTGCATTCTTTACTGTGGAAATTTATTGATTATTTATATGACTTAACAGCATGATTTAAAAGCATATGTATGAACTTTATAATTCCATTTTCCAGGGGAAAACCGAAGAAGGGTGGAAGAATAGTAttgagagagggaaagagaatTCGACCATCAAGTGAGCTAGAAttagatgatgaagatgatcttGACATAACTATGAGATAATATATCAACTTCAGTTTGGCAATTTATGGCAATATGAATTCAGTCTTTGCTGTAGATTTTATTTATCCATGTTGGTCAATTCAGCTTATCCGATGTAAAGActttatttttgaattctaacgtTTGATTTCAGAGATTTACCTCATGAGGCCATACCTGGCCTGGTATGATGGTTAACCATGGGCTATCAGTTGTATTTGTTGTATAAATTAGTGTACTGTGAACATTATCTaccgtttttttttcttttgttatattttgctgtggtaaaaataaaaaaaaggtgcTTTTGATGCCACTTAATCTCACACACATTTAGTTTCTCACTAGCAGTTGTACCCTTCGGCTTCATCCAGTGAGTGGGGTTGGTGTTTCAAACCTTGAAAGCTATTTCCTTGGTGTGTGACGTGTAGTCCTATCATTTTGGTGACAGACTTGTTGGTAGGTTGAGCTGATGCTCATGTAGCCAGGGCTTAGTATAATTAGAGTGTCAAAGCGATGTTCGATGTTGTGTGTATTAACCCCCAACCTCTTGTCAAAACAGTAAGACGTTGTACCATCCAAAGCAACGTTGGGTGATAAAGATTGAATTAGATTTTCAAGTTAAGGAATGGTAGATGTTCTATTCTATTTGTAGGCGGGAAGTTGAGATCCATTCAAATATGAGTTGCAATGGCTTGGACCTTAATGCAACAATTTTACTGCTGCTTCATCCTTTGTACAACTTCCTTTAGCTGTATTTTATAGTCAATTAAGTTGATGGCTTCAAATATATCTAGTTTTATAATAGGTATAGCAAGTCTGACTTCTAAATTAATCTTGataaaagcaaaagatatatATCTGTGTGTGTGGGATGGACTATGCTCTTCTTGAGATGAGAATGTATCAATTGGTTGATTTCAGGATAGATAATGGAGCATCCAAATTGAAAACTCGCCTGATTGATCATATTTGTACTGCTAAtaatatctaaaaataaaaattcatataCACCGATTGGCTGGATATAAAATTAGATGGTTTTCATTGTATTAGTATATTAaagtatttaaattaaaaatctacCTAATTGACCACAATTTCTATATATTAATATGTGTATACattgaaaattaatttttggtTTCTAAATATTTTCAGTAACATACATCATGGATATCTTATTATTTGAATTTAGAATTAAAAAGAGTGGATATCCTTTTCTTTCGAGAAGAGCACAGTTCATctcttcatctctctctctatatatagagCATGTAGGAAGGAATATTTTCTAGGTAGATggaaagagggagagatcaaCATGGTCAAACCCTATGTGTCACCTCTTGAGAGGTAATAACCTGTCAACCAAAATTGGTAAGAAGGTTGACAATGATAAGAAAGAGCAACACTGCCATCGATAGTACTACAACGTTAACCTGTAATCATAAGCATTTCATGACTTCGATCACAAATAGGTTTATAAAATACATTTCCCGTTATAAGCTATATTGCATACTTCTTGTTCCATTTACCTCGGCATGTCACTCTCTGACAAACGTCAACTCTATGCCCCTCGAAATTTGCCCAGTTGCTTGCCATCtaatacaaaaaataaaaaataaaaaaaaatcattagtaTCAAAGACGCctgaaaagttttttttaattaatttatttattttttggtcaACCgggatttatttgtttatttatttttgaaaatataaaaaaaaggctTTGCTTGTTCCTCCCTTCGTGAACCCCAGGCCGCGCCGCCTCCTTTTAACTCTAAATAAAACGCTCAAAGCCCTCCTCTTTTCTCTCACGTTCGTCTCGTCCATGGGAGCGAGAGCGAGCTTCTAAACAAGCGCGCCTCCCTCGTCGATGCTGCCGTTCCGGTTGCCACGctccgcggccgccgccgcggCGGGGGCGGCTGCGGCCACTCTCGCCGCGCTTGCGGACCGCGCCTACGCCGACAGCCCCTTCCGCTTCCCctattcttctcctcctccggcCGCCGAGAACCCTAGCGGGGGCTCGTCGTCCTCTGGTGGGTTCGACCCCGAGTCGCTTGAGCGCGGTGCTAAGGCCCTGCGGGAGATCAATAGCTCCCATTACGCCAAGCAGGTGTTTGCTCTTTTGCCAAGCTCGGAACTTACCCATCTCCGTCACCCCCTTTGtttcctctttctctcggtCTAATCTTCTTTGGGTCGTTCTTCTTTGGTAATGGCATTCAGGTATTTGATCTGATGAGGAAGCAGGAGGAGACTCGACTGGCGGAGGTGGAGACCGAGAAAGCCCAATATGTTGCCATGCAAGCGGAGACTGAAATAGTAAGCATCTCCTTTCTGATTATGTCGTTGCTTTCGTTATTTTTTATCAAGTTATGGTGCatgtttaaaaactaaactgttCATAAATCTTTATCTTTTCTCGCCTCAACATGTCTAAATTAATGTTCTTTAGAGGGTTACAGGAGATTTGGGCTTCGGGGTTTTGTAAGATTTGGTTGATTATTACAAGATTCATTACTTTATCACATGCTGTCACAGTGTCATGTTGTTATTGGAATTTCTAATCAATAGGATGTTAGCAGTGAATTTTATCTGTTTTTTGAGATGGATAGATGCCTATGGTTATTGGTGCCAAGCAAAGTTGGAATCTTTTTCCTGTCCAGAAGTAATACGTAGCATTCTACACCACAACTATAGCCATCACTGTTTAGTAGTGAGCTCATGCGTTGAGCTATTTGCTTTGTCAAGTTGTTAAGGATAGCCAGCTATTGGGAGGGGGGAAGCATTTTGTATTGTCTTGCTTCCATATTGCAAATCTTTGAGGGCCTACTCCATCATGTATCTATATTATAACATTAAGTTTCCTCTCAGTTGCAAAAGACCTGCTCCATCTTTTTTGATCCTATGCCTAAGAGCCTTGATTATAACCGGACTGGAATTTCCTGGCAGGACTGCAAGGAGTAGTTCTTgagaatatacatacatacatgtggataacatacatatatgtgtgcATGTTTTcatatatgtattttgtgtgtGTATACAAGTTTTGGTTCACTTGACTTAGGAAAAACCAAGAAGACTAGTTTTGGTTCGCTTGACATAGTAAAAGCCACGAAGTAAACTATCAAACCAAACTTCGTTCACCTCTAACATTATGTTTCTTCTTGCATGATATTCATGATGCTCGTTGTTTATGAGGTAACACTTTGTACATTAGGTTTTGGTCTAATACATGTACTTTGGATATAGGTATGAATATCATCATACTTGACCCAAACCCAACCAATAGCTGCCCCTATCCATGGCAATGTTGCACAAGCTCGAAGCACTACATGATTTCAAGTTTGTGTTTCATAAGTTCGTTTCGTTGATTTGTTGATCAGCATTTCCTAATTCCTGGTTTATTCTTTCTGCTTGATATGCATTGACTGTAACATAACAACTCTTTAGAGTCTAGACTTCATTCTAAAGGGTGTGGGAGGGAGTTGTTGTTTGGGGATTTTCCTTCTCTCAGATTAGGCAGTTGCTGCCTGTAGAATAGTACTAAATTCTAGCAATGGCATATATGTCACTCTCAAGCTCTTAGCTGCCTCTGTGAGAGAAGAAAACAATATCAATTTCTTCTCAGATAGAAATGCTTGAGGGGCCTAGATAATTATAAAGTTGCAAGTTTGCTAATATTTTCTCAAATTTGATGGTGCTATCAGCTATGTCTTTGAAAAGATGATGTAATCTGCTATACAAGGCTGTCGAACAGAAATTTTCACTAGTCTGCAGGAAAACAAATTGTAATAGTCTATATGAAATTTATGTTGTTAAAATCCTGATTCAAGTCCAGATCACTTGGCATCTGATTTACACCTCTCATAAGCATTTTTTGGCAGGAAAAGCAGCGGAAACTGGCTGAAGAGCAAAGGAATTTGATCCAACAACAAGCACAGACCAAAGCACAAAAGGCCCGCTATGAAGATGAGTTGGCAAGAAAAAGAATGCAGGTTGCTGAAgtgactttttttttcttgtctcAGTTTGTTATCATTCTTCATTCTTATGGATGCATTTAATAACTAATTAGTCAGTAGAACTGCCTTCAACTTTGAACTTAGTGATCTACGTTGTgccaaatatcaaattttaagtCTTGTATTATCTCTGCAGATAGAACATGAAACACAGAGGCGACAAAATGTTGAACTCGTGAGAATGCAAGAGGAATCCAACAAAAGAAAGGAACAAGCAAGGCGTGCTACAGAAGAACAAATCCAAGCTCAAGTGCGCCaaacagaaaaagagagagctgAGATAGAGCGTGAAACAATAAGAGTTAAGGCTATGGCAGAGGCTGAGGGTCGGGCACATGAAGCAAAACTGACAGAAGAACATAACAAGAGAATGCTTTTAGAACGTATGAAGGGTGAAAGAGAGAAATGGATTGCTGCAATTAATACAACTTTTAACCACATAGAAGGTATTATGCTAAAGTGGACATGGGGTTTTCTGAATTCAACATTTGATAATCATATGATGATAGCAATCAAGTAATTGTCCAAAACAGTATATTTTTTGCATTGTATATTGGTAATGTATGTTGGCTGTACCCATTTGCTAGCAGAATGTTTTAGTCAAAGTTTTGAGTTTTCAATGCCACCACTTCAGAACAAGACTTGGTTctgtattaattatataattagaTGAATAAATTTGATGTTGTACCGAAGCTGCTTAACCTTTTCAGTTCATGAGATTAAAAAACTACTAGATCACCTAAAATACATTTTTCAATTGTGTTATTATCCTTaattcatattttattctttttacccctatttttttattttttcttttcttttactttgATAAGAGACTAATGAAAAGCATCATTCTTTTCATTGGATCGTTTGTTATAACCTCTGAATATTATAGCAAACTATATtacaatttttatttaattaatatccGAATTTCTTAGTTCTTTGTCTCTCTTTTTAATTCTTTGTGTAATTAGATTGGCATTCATTTGTCTTTTGTTATGACTTTCAAAACAAGAAGTAGCATTATCTAGCATTGTTCTCTCGGCCATCACTATGAAAACTTATGTTCTTGTTCTTGGTTTCTCATTGTAAACCTGTAGGTGGTGTGAGGATGTTACTGACTGATCGCGGTACATTAATAATGGCAGTTGGAGGAGTTACAGCTCTCGCTGCTGGTGTCTACACTACTAGGTTTACTGAAATTTCTCTAGCAATGagattataatttataataagAGTATTAAAATGATGCTCTTTATTATCCTTGTGCATGAAGTACAACTGTCTCATTATTTGGTTATTGTATACATATAGGGAAGGTGCTAGAGTTATGTGGGGTTACATCAACAGAATACTGGGCCAGCCTTCGCTGATTCGTGAATCGTCAATTGCCAAGTTTCCATGGTCTGGAATTGCTTCACGCATTAAGGGTTCAGGCTCTAACACAGCATCTGGAAAGGTGGCATCATCAGAAAATCGGACTAGCTTTGAGAATATAGTTCTTCACCCATCATTACATAAGAGGATTGAACAACTTGCTCGAGCAACAGAAAACACCAAGTCTCATCAAGCACCTTTCCGTAACATGCTATTTTATGGACCACCTGGTACTGGTAAAACTTTGGTGGCAAGGGAGATGGCTCGGAAATCGGTATGGTGCATATTTCTTACCACTTATAGAAAGTCTTATTAGTTTTGTTTTTAACTTTACTCTTAGTCAACTTATTTCCCTCacatcattcataaaatgtttgttATAGCTGAGACAATGGAACTTTTTTTCAATTTGAATTACAATCTTAAATGATTTGAGACGTTTTGAAGCGTCATTTTGATTGCCTTGTCCTGATCATGTACAGGGTCTGGATTATGCAATGATGACTGGGGGTGATGTTGCACCTTTGGGTTCACAAGCTGTTACCAAAATCCATGAGATATTTGATTGGgctaagaaatccaaaaaagGTCTATTGCTTTTTATTGACGAGGCTGATGCTTTTCTGTGCGAGTAAGTTACCAACTTGATATGTTTTATGTATTTTTTAACCTATTTCCAAATGTCCTGCTGGTTGTCTTAGTGGCTGGAGGTTTATCACCTCCAATTGCAATGCTTTAGCCAGGAAAAATAGGTTTTATTTTATCTGCTAATATTATGTCATCAATGAAATTTTGGAAATTAGAATCTCAGAGTTGTGGAAGGGGTTTTCCAAACAAGAATATTGAGCAAGTCTTTATATCTTTCACTTGAATCTTGGATCTATATGAGAATTCAATTCCTTTCATGGTGTTCATTTGAGTATGCATATGGAGTCTATTCAGGATTTAGAAGAACCCCTTTCTTCCCAACATTTACATTTTAAACCAGCTTTAAACATTAAatctagaaaaaaataattctgtTTTTCATTCTGGAGCATGGCAGTCTTATATTTTCTAGTAGGAAATCATGGACTGCACTAGTTGCCCTTTTGGTTTGATTTTCAATCTGGTTGATAGTGTTATTGAGCTAGTGAACTTCTTGCTCAAAAATGAGGGCAAGAGAATAAGAAGGGATGATTTGTGTACAGAAACATCTTTGCCTTCGTAACTTATCGGCGTTCCACTTAGCAAGTTGCTggtaatttctatacatttacaTTTTTCTATGATAATAATCTATATTGGTCGAATAAAATGATGGTTCATAATTCTTTAGTTGTCTTGATAATGGCAGGTTTTAGGGCTTGTTTAGATGTCCAACCAGCTAATTCATTATGTATCTCCTAAAAATGAGTGGAATGGTGTGAAGAGATGAGTTGGGTTTGAAATACAAAATAATCACCATTTTAGATGTGCCGCTATCGTCAGAACTAAGGATCTGGGGAGCCACTCTCCACCaattcctcctctcttccttccttttctttgtttagTAACTCCTGCCTGTAATGGAGTTTTCTTGTCAATAGAGCCCTTAGCTCAAGCAATATCCTCCTCCCAATTATATTTCTTCTCCAAGTTGGCCTTCATTTGTTTGTTGATTCTACACCAATTTTCTAATATAAACTCTGCACTGTTGTTCCATGCACCATTTTCTTCTATTTGATGTAGCTGATGATTTTCAGCCTCTAAAAGTATGCTATTGGTTCGCTAATATTCTTTTGGAAATAGTTGATTATCTTGTGATATCGTCCTCCAATCATTGTTAAGTTTACTGAGTGACTTGTGCACGTATCCTTATTCTCTTGAGCATGACCAAATGCCATAGATAACTCTTTTATCATGATTTCATAGGTAACTGTTTTAATTGATTCTCTCATTGCCTTCTCTCTATATTCTCCCTTTATCAGGCGTAACAGCTCCCTTATGAGCGAGGCTCAGCGGAGTGCCTTGAATGCACTGCTTTTCCGAACTGGTGACCAGTCAAGGGATATGGTTCTT
Coding sequences within it:
- the LOC103711533 gene encoding chromatin modification-related protein MEAF6-like, translated to MESEGQRAASNPSAILAALVNKREKLQEELRSIERQVYDLETTYLQDSNQCGSVLKGFEGFLSSSKSNTNLKRSRKFQPEERLFSLSSVTSPAVEEHVAGRDDGRSDYGPGRSKGGSAHANGQGKPKKGGRIVLREGKRIRPSSELELDDEDDLDITMR
- the LOC103711532 gene encoding ATPase family AAA domain-containing protein 3-like, whose product is MLPFRLPRSAAAAAAGAAAATLAALADRAYADSPFRFPYSSPPPAAENPSGGSSSSGGFDPESLERGAKALREINSSHYAKQVFDLMRKQEETRLAEVETEKAQYVAMQAETEIEKQRKLAEEQRNLIQQQAQTKAQKARYEDELARKRMQIEHETQRRQNVELVRMQEESNKRKEQARRATEEQIQAQVRQTEKERAEIERETIRVKAMAEAEGRAHEAKLTEEHNKRMLLERMKGEREKWIAAINTTFNHIEGGVRMLLTDRGTLIMAVGGVTALAAGVYTTREGARVMWGYINRILGQPSLIRESSIAKFPWSGIASRIKGSGSNTASGKVASSENRTSFENIVLHPSLHKRIEQLARATENTKSHQAPFRNMLFYGPPGTGKTLVAREMARKSGLDYAMMTGGDVAPLGSQAVTKIHEIFDWAKKSKKGLLLFIDEADAFLCERNSSLMSEAQRSALNALLFRTGDQSRDMVLVLATNRPGDLDAAVTDRIDEVIEFPLPREEERFKLLKLYLNQYISREDNGKSGWRSLFKRKQQKILVKDVTEDVLLEAARKTEGFSGREIAKLMASIQAAVYGRPDCVLDSQLFMEIVDYKVSEHQQRIKLAAEATH